Proteins from a single region of Anser cygnoides isolate HZ-2024a breed goose chromosome 18, Taihu_goose_T2T_genome, whole genome shotgun sequence:
- the PTRH2 gene encoding peptidyl-tRNA hydrolase 2, mitochondrial, which translates to MEQLGKAGLLGLVAGVACGLCLGWGLRGRLLRHPRARAAAEPLGGAGAEAAVPGEDGEFKLVLVVRNDLKMGKGKVAAQCCHAAVSAYKQAQRRTPEVLKQWEYCGQPKVVLRAPDEETLIQLLAEARRLGLTVSLVRDAGRTQIAPGSQTVLGIGPGPADVVDQVSGHLKLF; encoded by the coding sequence ATGGAGCAGCTGGGCAAGGCGGGGCTGCTCGGGCTGGTGGCGGGCGTGGCGTGCGGCCTCTGCCTCGGCTGGGGCCTCCGCGGGCGGCTCCTGCGGCACCCCCgggcccgggcggcggcggagcccctGGGCGGAGCGGGGGCTGAGGCGGCGGTGCCCGGGGAGGACGGGGAGTTCaagctggtgctggtggtgcgGAACGACCTCAAGATGGGCAAGGGGAAGGTGGCGGCGCAGTGCTGCCACGCCGCCGTGTCGGCCTACAAGCAGGCGCAGAGGAGGACGCCCGAGGTGCTGAAGCAGTGGGAGTACTGCGGGCAGCCCAAGGTGGTCCTCAGGGCTCCCGACGAAGAGACGCTGATCCAGCTCTTGGCCGAGGCCAGGCGCCTGGGCCTCACCGTCAGCCTGGTGCGGGACGCCGGCCGCACGCAGATCGCCCCCGGCTCCCAGACGGTGCTCGGCAtcgggccgggcccggccgatGTGGTGGATCAAGTGTCCGGGCACCTAAAGCTCTTCTGA
- the CLTC gene encoding clathrin heavy chain 1 isoform X2, whose translation MAQILPIRFQEHLQLQNLGINPANIGFSTLTMESDKFICIREKVGEQAQVVIIDMNDPSNPIRRPISADSAIMNPASKVIALKAGKTLQIFNIEMKSKMKAHTMTDDVTFWKWISLNTVALVTDNAVYHWSMEGESQPVKMFDRHSSLAGCQIINYRTDAKQKWLLLTGISAQQNRVVGAMQLYSVDRKVSQPIEGHAASFAQFKMEGNAEESTLFCFAVRGQAGGKLHIIEVGTPPTGNQPFPKKAVDVFFPPEAQNDFPVAMQISDKHDVVFLITKYGYIHLYDLETGTCIYMNRISGETIFVTAQHEATAGIIGVNRKGQVLSVCVEEENIIPYITNVLQNPDLALRMAVRNNLAGAEELFARKFNALFAQGNYSEAAKVAANAPKGILRTPDTIRRFQSVPAQPGQTSPLLQYFGILLDQGQLNKYESLELCRPVLQQGRKQLLEKWLKEDKLECSEELGDLVKSVDPTLALSVYLRANVPNKVIQCFAETGQVQKIVLYAKKVGYTPDWIFLLRNVMRISPDQGQQFAQMLVQDEEPLADITQIVDVFMEYNLIQQCTAFLLDALKNNRPSEGPLQTRLLEMNLMHAPQVADAILGNQMFTHYDRAHIAQLCEKAGLLQRALEHFTDLYDIKRAVVHTHLLNPEWLVNYFGSLSVEDSLECLRAMLSANIRQNLQICVQVASKYHEQLSTQSLIELFESFKSFEGLFYFLGSIVNFSQDPDVHFKYIQAACKTGQIKEVERICRESNCYDPERVKNFLKEAKLTDQLPLIIVCDRFDFVHDLVLYLYRNNLQKYIEIYVQKVNPSRLPVVIGGLLDVDCSEDVIKNLILVVRGQFSTDELVAEVEKRNRLKLLLPWLEARIHEGCEEPATHNALAKIYIDSNNNPERFLRENPYYDSRVVGKYCEKRDPHLACVAYERGQCDLELINVCNENSLFKSLSRYLVRRKDPELWASVLLESNPYRRPLIDQVVQTALSETQDPEEVSVTVKAFMTADLPNELIELLEKIVLDNSVFSEHRNLQNLLILTAIKADRTRVMEYINRLDNYDAPDIANIAISNELFEEAFAIFRKFDVNTSAVQVLIEHIGNLDRAYEFAERCNEPAVWSQLAKAQLQKGMVKEAIDSYIKADDPSSYMEVVQAANASGNWEELVKYLQMARKKARESYVETELIFALAKTNRLAELEEFINGPNNAHIQQVGDRCYDEKMYEAAKLLYNNVSNFGRLASTLVHLGEYQAAVDGARKANSTRTWKEVCFACVDGKEFRLAQMCGLHIVVHADELEELINYYQDRGYFEELITMLEAALGLERAHMGMFTELAILYSKFKPQKMREHLELFWSRVNIPKVLRAAEQAHLWAELVFLYDKYEEYDNAIITMMNHPTDAWKEGQFKDIITKVANVELYYKAVQFYLEFKPLLLNDLLMVLSPRLDHTRAVTFFTKVKQLPLVKPYLRSVQNHNNKSVNESLNNLFIIEEDYQALRTSIDAYDNFDNISLAQRLEKHELIEFRRIAAYLFKGNNRWKQSVELCKKDRLYKDAMQYASESKDTELAEELLQWFLQENKKECFGACLFTCYDLLRPDVVLETAWRHNIMDFAMPYFIQVMKEYLTKVDKLDASESLRKEEEQATETQPIVYGQPQLMLTAGPSVAVPPQAPFGYGYTAPPYGQPQPGFGYSM comes from the exons CTGGGAAAACACTTCAAATATTCAACATTGAAATGAAGAGCAAGATGAAGGCTCATACAATGACAGATGATGTCACCTTCTGGAAGTGGATCTCTCTGAATACTGTTGCCCTTGTAACGGATAACGCAGTCTACCACTGGAGCATGGAGGGGGAGTCCCAGCCCGTGAAAATGTTTGATCGCCATTCTAGTCTTGCTGGCTGCCAGATCATCAACTACCGTACTGATGCTAAGCAGAAGTGGCTGCTGCTGACTGGCATATCTGCACAG CAAAACCGTGTTGTGGGAGCAATGCAGCTCTATTCTGTAGATAGAAAAGTGTCACAACCGATTGAGGGGCATGCAGCTAGCTTCGCGCAGTTCAAGATGGaaggaaatgctgaagaatccactctcttctgttttgcagtaAGAGGGCAAGCTGGGGGTAAG TTGCATATCATTGAAGTTGGTACACCACCGACTGGGAATCAGCCGTTTCCAAAGAAAGCAGTGGatgtcttttttcctcctgaagcaCAAAATGACTTTCCTGTTGCAATGCAG ATCAGTGACAAGCATGATGTGGTGTTTCTGATAACGAAGTATGGCTATATTCACTTGTATGACCTGGAAACGGGCACCTGTATCTACATGAACAGAATCAGTGGAGAGACCATATTTGTTACTGCACAGCACGAAGCAACAGCTGGAATTATAGGAGTAAACAGAAAGGGACAA GTGCTGTCAGTATGTGTGGAAGAAGAGAATATTATTCCCTACATCACAAATGTGCTCCAGAATCCTGACCTAGCTTTACGAATGGCTGTCCGCAACAacctggcaggagctgaggAACTCTTTGCTAGAAAATTCAACGCACTGTTTGCACAAGGGAACTATTCGGAGGCAGCAAAAGTGGCAGCTAATGCCCCAAAG GGAATCCTGCGTACTCCAGACACCATACGTCGGTTCCAGAGTGTTCCAGCTCAGCCGGGACAGACTTCTCCTTTACTCCAGTACTTTGGTATTCTGCTTGATCAAGGGCAGCTGAATAAGTATGAGTCGCTGGAACTCTGCAGACCAGTGCTTCAGCAGGGACGCAAACAGCTCTTGGAGAAATGGTTAAAAGAAGACAAG CTGGAGTGTTCAGAGGAGCTGGGAGATCTTGTGAAATCTGTAGATCCTACACTAGCACTTAGTGTCTACCTGAGAGCCAATGTTCCAAACAAAGTCATCCAGTGTTTTGCTGAAACAGGACAAGTCCAGAAGATTGTTTTGTACGCTAAGAAG GTTGGGTATACTCCAGACTGGATTTTCTTGCTGAGGAATGTTATGAGAATCAGCCCTGATCAAGGACAGCAGTTTGCACAAATGCTTGTTCAAGATGAAGAGCCTCTTGCAGACATAACAcaa ATTGTGGATGTCTTTATGGAGTATAATTTAATTCAGCAATGTACAGCCTTCTTGCTGGATGCACTGAAGAATAATCGTCCCTCAGAAGGTCCCCTGCAAACACGTTTACTTGAGATGAACCTCATGCATGCGCCTCAG GTTGCAGATGCTATCCTGGGAAACCAAATGTTTACTCATTATGACCGGGCTCACATAGCTCAGCTGTGTGAGAAAGCTGGCTTGCTGCAGAGAGCGCTGGAACACTTCACAGACTTGTATGACATCAAGCGTGCAGTAGTTCACACTCATCTTCTCAATCCTGAG TGGTTAGTGAACTATTTTGGCTCCTTGTCGGTAGAAGACTCGCTGGAGTGTCTGCGTGCTATGTTATCTGCTAATATTCGTCAGAACCTGCAGATCTGTGTCCAGGTAGCTTCAAAATACCACGAACAACTGTCAACACAGTCGCTTATTGAGCTCTTTGAGTCCTTCAAGAGCTTTGAAG gtttgttttatttcctgggCTCTATTGTAAACTTCAGCCAGGATCCAGATGTGCACTTCAAGTATATTCAAGCTGCATGCAAGACAGGGCAAATTAAAGAAGTAGAAAGAATCTGCAGGGAAAGCAACTGCTATGACCCAGAACGTGTTAAAAATTTCCTCAAG GAAGCTAAACTCACTGACCAGCTACCGCTCATCATTGTGTGTGATCGCTTTGACTTTGTCCACGACTTGGTGCTGTACCTGTACAGAAATAATCTCCAAAAATATATTGAGATCTATGTACAGAAG GTGAATCCAAGCCGCCTGCCTGTTGTTATTGGGGGACTGCTTGATGTGGATTGCTCTGAAGATGTGATCAAGAACCTTATCCTTGTTGTGAGAGGCCAATTTTCAACTGATGAACTTGTTGCAGAGGTTGAGAAGAGAAACAG GCTGAAATTGCTTCTGCCCTGGCTGGAAGCAAGAATTCACGAGGGTTGTGAGGAGCCTGCAACTCACAACGCGTTGGCCAAAATATACATTGATAGCAACAACAACCCAGAGAGATTCCTGCGTGAGAATCCTTACTATGATAGCCGTGTTGTTGGCAAGTACTGTGAGAAGAGGGACCCTCACCTGGCCTGTGTGGCTTATGAGCGTGGACAGTGCGATTTGGAACTCATCAAC GTGTGCAATGAGAACTCCCTTTTCAAAAGCCTTTCTCGTTACTTGGTTCGCCGTAAAGACCCTGAACTGTGGGCCAGTGTGCTATTGGAAAGCAACCCTTACAGAAGACCACTGATTGACCAG GTTGTACAGACTGCGTTGTCAGAGACCCAGGATCCTGAGGAAGTGTCTGTCACTGTGAAGGCCTTCATGACTGCAGATCTTCCTAATGAGCTTATTGAACTGTTGGAGAAAATAGTTCTTGATAACTCTGTGTTCAGTGAGCACAG gAATCTGCAGAACCTTCTAATTCTTACAGCAATTAAGGCTGATCGCACGCGTGTCATGGAATACATCAATCGCCTGGATAACTATGATGCTCCAGACATAGCCAATATAGCTATCAGTAATGAGCTCTTTGAGGAGGCGTTTGCCATCTTCAGGAAGTTTGATGTCAACACGTCAGCTGTACAG GTATTAATAGAGCACATTGGAAACCTGGATCGTGCATATGAATTTGCTGAACGCTGCAATGAGCCTGCTGTGTGGAGTCAGCTGGCTAAAGCACAGCTTCAGAAAGGAATGGTAAAAGAAGCAATTGACTCGTATATTAAAGCAGATGATCCTTCCTCGTACATGGAAGTTGTTCAAGCTGCCAATGCCAGTG GAAACTGGGAAGAACTGGTGAAATATCTTCAGATGGCACGCAAGAAGGCCCGGGAGTCATACGTGGAAACAGAATTAATCTTTGCTCTTGCTAAAACAAACCGTCTAGCAGAGTTAGAGGAGTTTATCAATGGACCCAACAATGCACATATTCAGCAa GTTGGCGATCGCTGTTACGATGAAAAGATGTATGAAGCAGCTAAGCTGTTGTATAACAACGTGTCCAACTTTGGCCGTTTAGCCTCAACTTTAGTTCACCTAGGTGAATACCAGGCGGCTGTAGATGGTGCTCGGAAAGCAAACAGTACTCGCACGTGGAAAGAG GTCTGCTTTGCTTGTGTTGATGGAAAAGAGTTCCGCCTGGCCCAGATGTGTGGACTTCATATTGTAGTGCATGCGGATGAGTTGGAAGAGCTAATCAATTATTACCAG GATCGCGGCTACTTTGAAGAGCTGATAACTATGTTGGAAGCAGCACTTGGGCTTGAGCGAGCACACATGGGAATGTTTACGGAGCTAGCAATTCTTTACTCCAAGTTCAAACCAcagaagatgagggagcacttGGAACTGTTCTGGTCCAGAGTCAACATCCCCAAG GTTCTGAGAGCTGCAGAACAGGCCCATCTCTGGGCTGAACTGGTGTTCTTGTATGATAAGTATGAAGAATATGATAATGCCATAATCACAATGATGAACCACCCAACAGATGCTTGGAAAGAAGGACAGTTCAAAGATATCATTACTAAG GTGGCTAACGTGGAGCTGTATTACAAGGCAGTTCAGTTCTATTTGGAATTTAAACCTCTGTTGCTTAATGATCTGCTGATGGTATTGTCCCCTCGGCTTGACCATACTCGTGCTGTTACTTTCTTCACCAAG GTTAAACAGTTACCACTGGTTAAGCCTTACTTGCGTTCTGTTCAAAATCACAACAACAAATCGGTGAACGAGTCCCTGAACAACCTTTTCATTATTGAAGAAGACTACCAG GCGCTTAGGACTTCTATAGATGCATATGACAACTTTGACAATATTTCTCTTGCTCAACGTTTGGAGAAACATGAGCTGATAGAGTTCCGAAGAATTGCTGCCTATCTCTTCAAAGGAAACAATCGCTGGAAACAGAGTGTAGAGCTCTGTAAGAAAGACAGACTGTATAAG GATGCGATGCAATATGCTTCAGAATCCAAAGACACTGAGCTGGCGGAAGAATTGTTGCAGTGGTTCTTGCAGGAGAACAAGAAAGAATGCTTTGGTGCTTGTCTGTTCACCTGCTATGATCTTTTAAGGCCGGATGTTGTCTTGGAAACAGCATGGAGGCACAACATCATGGACTTTGCCATGCCATACTTCATTCAGGTCATGAAGGAATACTTGACCAAG GTGGATAAACTGGATGCATCAGAGTCtttgagaaaggaagaggagcaaGCTACAGAAACACAACCTATTGTTTATG GTCAGCCCCAGCTAATGTTGACAGCAGGACCCAGCGTTGCAGTTCCTCCACAAGCACCTTTTGGCTATGGCTACACTGCACCTCCGTACGGGCAACCGCAGCCTGGCTTTGGGTACAGCATGTAA
- the CLTC gene encoding clathrin heavy chain 1 isoform X1: MAQILPIRFQEHLQLQNLGINPANIGFSTLTMESDKFICIREKVGEQAQVVIIDMNDPSNPIRRPISADSAIMNPASKVIALKAGKTLQIFNIEMKSKMKAHTMTDDVTFWKWISLNTVALVTDNAVYHWSMEGESQPVKMFDRHSSLAGCQIINYRTDAKQKWLLLTGISAQQNRVVGAMQLYSVDRKVSQPIEGHAASFAQFKMEGNAEESTLFCFAVRGQAGGKLHIIEVGTPPTGNQPFPKKAVDVFFPPEAQNDFPVAMQISDKHDVVFLITKYGYIHLYDLETGTCIYMNRISGETIFVTAQHEATAGIIGVNRKGQVLSVCVEEENIIPYITNVLQNPDLALRMAVRNNLAGAEELFARKFNALFAQGNYSEAAKVAANAPKGILRTPDTIRRFQSVPAQPGQTSPLLQYFGILLDQGQLNKYESLELCRPVLQQGRKQLLEKWLKEDKLECSEELGDLVKSVDPTLALSVYLRANVPNKVIQCFAETGQVQKIVLYAKKVGYTPDWIFLLRNVMRISPDQGQQFAQMLVQDEEPLADITQIVDVFMEYNLIQQCTAFLLDALKNNRPSEGPLQTRLLEMNLMHAPQVADAILGNQMFTHYDRAHIAQLCEKAGLLQRALEHFTDLYDIKRAVVHTHLLNPEWLVNYFGSLSVEDSLECLRAMLSANIRQNLQICVQVASKYHEQLSTQSLIELFESFKSFEGLFYFLGSIVNFSQDPDVHFKYIQAACKTGQIKEVERICRESNCYDPERVKNFLKEAKLTDQLPLIIVCDRFDFVHDLVLYLYRNNLQKYIEIYVQKVNPSRLPVVIGGLLDVDCSEDVIKNLILVVRGQFSTDELVAEVEKRNRLKLLLPWLEARIHEGCEEPATHNALAKIYIDSNNNPERFLRENPYYDSRVVGKYCEKRDPHLACVAYERGQCDLELINVCNENSLFKSLSRYLVRRKDPELWASVLLESNPYRRPLIDQVVQTALSETQDPEEVSVTVKAFMTADLPNELIELLEKIVLDNSVFSEHRNLQNLLILTAIKADRTRVMEYINRLDNYDAPDIANIAISNELFEEAFAIFRKFDVNTSAVQVLIEHIGNLDRAYEFAERCNEPAVWSQLAKAQLQKGMVKEAIDSYIKADDPSSYMEVVQAANASGNWEELVKYLQMARKKARESYVETELIFALAKTNRLAELEEFINGPNNAHIQQVGDRCYDEKMYEAAKLLYNNVSNFGRLASTLVHLGEYQAAVDGARKANSTRTWKEVCFACVDGKEFRLAQMCGLHIVVHADELEELINYYQDRGYFEELITMLEAALGLERAHMGMFTELAILYSKFKPQKMREHLELFWSRVNIPKVLRAAEQAHLWAELVFLYDKYEEYDNAIITMMNHPTDAWKEGQFKDIITKVANVELYYKAVQFYLEFKPLLLNDLLMVLSPRLDHTRAVTFFTKVKQLPLVKPYLRSVQNHNNKSVNESLNNLFIIEEDYQALRTSIDAYDNFDNISLAQRLEKHELIEFRRIAAYLFKGNNRWKQSVELCKKDRLYKDAMQYASESKDTELAEELLQWFLQENKKECFGACLFTCYDLLRPDVVLETAWRHNIMDFAMPYFIQVMKEYLTKVDAIKEKVDKLDASESLRKEEEQATETQPIVYGQPQLMLTAGPSVAVPPQAPFGYGYTAPPYGQPQPGFGYSM, from the exons CTGGGAAAACACTTCAAATATTCAACATTGAAATGAAGAGCAAGATGAAGGCTCATACAATGACAGATGATGTCACCTTCTGGAAGTGGATCTCTCTGAATACTGTTGCCCTTGTAACGGATAACGCAGTCTACCACTGGAGCATGGAGGGGGAGTCCCAGCCCGTGAAAATGTTTGATCGCCATTCTAGTCTTGCTGGCTGCCAGATCATCAACTACCGTACTGATGCTAAGCAGAAGTGGCTGCTGCTGACTGGCATATCTGCACAG CAAAACCGTGTTGTGGGAGCAATGCAGCTCTATTCTGTAGATAGAAAAGTGTCACAACCGATTGAGGGGCATGCAGCTAGCTTCGCGCAGTTCAAGATGGaaggaaatgctgaagaatccactctcttctgttttgcagtaAGAGGGCAAGCTGGGGGTAAG TTGCATATCATTGAAGTTGGTACACCACCGACTGGGAATCAGCCGTTTCCAAAGAAAGCAGTGGatgtcttttttcctcctgaagcaCAAAATGACTTTCCTGTTGCAATGCAG ATCAGTGACAAGCATGATGTGGTGTTTCTGATAACGAAGTATGGCTATATTCACTTGTATGACCTGGAAACGGGCACCTGTATCTACATGAACAGAATCAGTGGAGAGACCATATTTGTTACTGCACAGCACGAAGCAACAGCTGGAATTATAGGAGTAAACAGAAAGGGACAA GTGCTGTCAGTATGTGTGGAAGAAGAGAATATTATTCCCTACATCACAAATGTGCTCCAGAATCCTGACCTAGCTTTACGAATGGCTGTCCGCAACAacctggcaggagctgaggAACTCTTTGCTAGAAAATTCAACGCACTGTTTGCACAAGGGAACTATTCGGAGGCAGCAAAAGTGGCAGCTAATGCCCCAAAG GGAATCCTGCGTACTCCAGACACCATACGTCGGTTCCAGAGTGTTCCAGCTCAGCCGGGACAGACTTCTCCTTTACTCCAGTACTTTGGTATTCTGCTTGATCAAGGGCAGCTGAATAAGTATGAGTCGCTGGAACTCTGCAGACCAGTGCTTCAGCAGGGACGCAAACAGCTCTTGGAGAAATGGTTAAAAGAAGACAAG CTGGAGTGTTCAGAGGAGCTGGGAGATCTTGTGAAATCTGTAGATCCTACACTAGCACTTAGTGTCTACCTGAGAGCCAATGTTCCAAACAAAGTCATCCAGTGTTTTGCTGAAACAGGACAAGTCCAGAAGATTGTTTTGTACGCTAAGAAG GTTGGGTATACTCCAGACTGGATTTTCTTGCTGAGGAATGTTATGAGAATCAGCCCTGATCAAGGACAGCAGTTTGCACAAATGCTTGTTCAAGATGAAGAGCCTCTTGCAGACATAACAcaa ATTGTGGATGTCTTTATGGAGTATAATTTAATTCAGCAATGTACAGCCTTCTTGCTGGATGCACTGAAGAATAATCGTCCCTCAGAAGGTCCCCTGCAAACACGTTTACTTGAGATGAACCTCATGCATGCGCCTCAG GTTGCAGATGCTATCCTGGGAAACCAAATGTTTACTCATTATGACCGGGCTCACATAGCTCAGCTGTGTGAGAAAGCTGGCTTGCTGCAGAGAGCGCTGGAACACTTCACAGACTTGTATGACATCAAGCGTGCAGTAGTTCACACTCATCTTCTCAATCCTGAG TGGTTAGTGAACTATTTTGGCTCCTTGTCGGTAGAAGACTCGCTGGAGTGTCTGCGTGCTATGTTATCTGCTAATATTCGTCAGAACCTGCAGATCTGTGTCCAGGTAGCTTCAAAATACCACGAACAACTGTCAACACAGTCGCTTATTGAGCTCTTTGAGTCCTTCAAGAGCTTTGAAG gtttgttttatttcctgggCTCTATTGTAAACTTCAGCCAGGATCCAGATGTGCACTTCAAGTATATTCAAGCTGCATGCAAGACAGGGCAAATTAAAGAAGTAGAAAGAATCTGCAGGGAAAGCAACTGCTATGACCCAGAACGTGTTAAAAATTTCCTCAAG GAAGCTAAACTCACTGACCAGCTACCGCTCATCATTGTGTGTGATCGCTTTGACTTTGTCCACGACTTGGTGCTGTACCTGTACAGAAATAATCTCCAAAAATATATTGAGATCTATGTACAGAAG GTGAATCCAAGCCGCCTGCCTGTTGTTATTGGGGGACTGCTTGATGTGGATTGCTCTGAAGATGTGATCAAGAACCTTATCCTTGTTGTGAGAGGCCAATTTTCAACTGATGAACTTGTTGCAGAGGTTGAGAAGAGAAACAG GCTGAAATTGCTTCTGCCCTGGCTGGAAGCAAGAATTCACGAGGGTTGTGAGGAGCCTGCAACTCACAACGCGTTGGCCAAAATATACATTGATAGCAACAACAACCCAGAGAGATTCCTGCGTGAGAATCCTTACTATGATAGCCGTGTTGTTGGCAAGTACTGTGAGAAGAGGGACCCTCACCTGGCCTGTGTGGCTTATGAGCGTGGACAGTGCGATTTGGAACTCATCAAC GTGTGCAATGAGAACTCCCTTTTCAAAAGCCTTTCTCGTTACTTGGTTCGCCGTAAAGACCCTGAACTGTGGGCCAGTGTGCTATTGGAAAGCAACCCTTACAGAAGACCACTGATTGACCAG GTTGTACAGACTGCGTTGTCAGAGACCCAGGATCCTGAGGAAGTGTCTGTCACTGTGAAGGCCTTCATGACTGCAGATCTTCCTAATGAGCTTATTGAACTGTTGGAGAAAATAGTTCTTGATAACTCTGTGTTCAGTGAGCACAG gAATCTGCAGAACCTTCTAATTCTTACAGCAATTAAGGCTGATCGCACGCGTGTCATGGAATACATCAATCGCCTGGATAACTATGATGCTCCAGACATAGCCAATATAGCTATCAGTAATGAGCTCTTTGAGGAGGCGTTTGCCATCTTCAGGAAGTTTGATGTCAACACGTCAGCTGTACAG GTATTAATAGAGCACATTGGAAACCTGGATCGTGCATATGAATTTGCTGAACGCTGCAATGAGCCTGCTGTGTGGAGTCAGCTGGCTAAAGCACAGCTTCAGAAAGGAATGGTAAAAGAAGCAATTGACTCGTATATTAAAGCAGATGATCCTTCCTCGTACATGGAAGTTGTTCAAGCTGCCAATGCCAGTG GAAACTGGGAAGAACTGGTGAAATATCTTCAGATGGCACGCAAGAAGGCCCGGGAGTCATACGTGGAAACAGAATTAATCTTTGCTCTTGCTAAAACAAACCGTCTAGCAGAGTTAGAGGAGTTTATCAATGGACCCAACAATGCACATATTCAGCAa GTTGGCGATCGCTGTTACGATGAAAAGATGTATGAAGCAGCTAAGCTGTTGTATAACAACGTGTCCAACTTTGGCCGTTTAGCCTCAACTTTAGTTCACCTAGGTGAATACCAGGCGGCTGTAGATGGTGCTCGGAAAGCAAACAGTACTCGCACGTGGAAAGAG GTCTGCTTTGCTTGTGTTGATGGAAAAGAGTTCCGCCTGGCCCAGATGTGTGGACTTCATATTGTAGTGCATGCGGATGAGTTGGAAGAGCTAATCAATTATTACCAG GATCGCGGCTACTTTGAAGAGCTGATAACTATGTTGGAAGCAGCACTTGGGCTTGAGCGAGCACACATGGGAATGTTTACGGAGCTAGCAATTCTTTACTCCAAGTTCAAACCAcagaagatgagggagcacttGGAACTGTTCTGGTCCAGAGTCAACATCCCCAAG GTTCTGAGAGCTGCAGAACAGGCCCATCTCTGGGCTGAACTGGTGTTCTTGTATGATAAGTATGAAGAATATGATAATGCCATAATCACAATGATGAACCACCCAACAGATGCTTGGAAAGAAGGACAGTTCAAAGATATCATTACTAAG GTGGCTAACGTGGAGCTGTATTACAAGGCAGTTCAGTTCTATTTGGAATTTAAACCTCTGTTGCTTAATGATCTGCTGATGGTATTGTCCCCTCGGCTTGACCATACTCGTGCTGTTACTTTCTTCACCAAG GTTAAACAGTTACCACTGGTTAAGCCTTACTTGCGTTCTGTTCAAAATCACAACAACAAATCGGTGAACGAGTCCCTGAACAACCTTTTCATTATTGAAGAAGACTACCAG GCGCTTAGGACTTCTATAGATGCATATGACAACTTTGACAATATTTCTCTTGCTCAACGTTTGGAGAAACATGAGCTGATAGAGTTCCGAAGAATTGCTGCCTATCTCTTCAAAGGAAACAATCGCTGGAAACAGAGTGTAGAGCTCTGTAAGAAAGACAGACTGTATAAG GATGCGATGCAATATGCTTCAGAATCCAAAGACACTGAGCTGGCGGAAGAATTGTTGCAGTGGTTCTTGCAGGAGAACAAGAAAGAATGCTTTGGTGCTTGTCTGTTCACCTGCTATGATCTTTTAAGGCCGGATGTTGTCTTGGAAACAGCATGGAGGCACAACATCATGGACTTTGCCATGCCATACTTCATTCAGGTCATGAAGGAATACTTGACCAAG GTTGATGCAATAAAGGAAAAG GTGGATAAACTGGATGCATCAGAGTCtttgagaaaggaagaggagcaaGCTACAGAAACACAACCTATTGTTTATG GTCAGCCCCAGCTAATGTTGACAGCAGGACCCAGCGTTGCAGTTCCTCCACAAGCACCTTTTGGCTATGGCTACACTGCACCTCCGTACGGGCAACCGCAGCCTGGCTTTGGGTACAGCATGTAA